A part of Coleofasciculaceae cyanobacterium genomic DNA contains:
- a CDS encoding helix-turn-helix transcriptional regulator: MAAAFKVIRWRLKEIMARYDITGIALAKELGVREASISNLRKSSTMPRIDGNRVDELCKALTKLANKKISFADLYEEMEED, from the coding sequence ATGGCTGCTGCGTTTAAAGTGATTAGGTGGAGACTTAAAGAAATTATGGCGAGATATGATATTACAGGTATTGCTCTGGCTAAAGAATTAGGTGTTAGAGAAGCTTCAATTTCCAACTTGAGAAAATCTTCAACTATGCCTCGTATAGATGGCAACCGCGTTGATGAGCTTTGCAAAGCATTAACCAAGCTAGCAAATAAAAAAATTAGCTTTGCTGACTTGTATGAAGAAATGGAAGAAGATTGA